The following proteins come from a genomic window of Fimbriimonadaceae bacterium:
- a CDS encoding nucleotide pyrophosphohydrolase: MNPIQELQKRLRAFVAAREWEQFHSPKNLAGGLATEAAEILEIFLWLTEAESSQLSTDKIARLREEIGDVQLYLVNLADKFGLDPLECASAKLEANEAKYPAERVRGSAKKYNEY, translated from the coding sequence ATGAACCCAATCCAGGAACTTCAGAAAAGGCTACGGGCCTTTGTTGCTGCCCGCGAGTGGGAGCAGTTCCATTCACCTAAAAACCTTGCGGGCGGCCTGGCTACTGAGGCTGCGGAGATCCTTGAGATCTTTCTGTGGCTCACTGAGGCTGAGAGCTCCCAGTTGAGCACTGACAAGATCGCTCGTCTGAGAGAGGAGATCGGGGACGTACAACTTTACCTGGTAAACCTTGCCGACAAATTTGGACTTGACCCACTTGAGTGCGCGTCAGCCAAGCTGGAGGCCAATGAGGCCAAGTACCCGGCGGAGCGTGTGCGTGGCAGTGCCAAGAAATACAATGAGTATTAG